The Gillisia sp. Hel_I_86 genome has a segment encoding these proteins:
- a CDS encoding CusA/CzcA family heavy metal efflux RND transporter encodes MINKIISFSINNKFIIGLFIVALVGTGIWSMATINLGSVPDITNNQVQVITVAPNLGTEDIEQFVTYPVELAMANLPDVIELRSVSRFGLSVVTIVFKDEPGTYLPRQLVQEKLTEVAGEIPEGFGTPFMAPITTGLGEIFQYTLKVKEGYEDQYDAMELRTIQDWIVKRQMALVPGVVEVNAFGGYVKQYEIALSPDRLNSFGITMSQVFDALKANNANTGGAYIEKNHQANFIRGEGLARSLEDLENTVVSTENGTPVLIRDVAEKVGYGNQVRYGAFTQDGHESVGGQILMLKGESPSNVIDNVQKRIDEIQKSLPEGVYIEPFLSRAELIARTTSTVEKNLIEGSLIVIFVLVLLLGSLRGGLITASVIPLSLLFAFILMKQFGVWANLMSLGAIDFGIIVDGAVIIVEGMVLHIHQRMKKTTTAIGQSEMDEIAYESASTMMNSAFFGQLIILIVFTPILFLTGVEGKMFRPMAFTFGFAVLGAIILCLTYVPMISAMFLKPAKNQNSWFAKFENKIDRFSDKIMSGLNRGYVPLLNFALRFRAGVVIGAVALLMIAGFIFSNMGGEFIPKLDEGDIAMQALIKPGSSLTESIEASKKLQNLVNEFPEVKTMISRIGVAEIPTDPMPMDIADSYIILEKDKSKWTSAESKEELIEKIKEKISVIPGVNFVFTQPLELRFNELLTGVREDVAIKIYGEDLDILAEKANEMAAIIQTVPGAGDVRAEATSGLPQMTVVYNRAKMAQYGVTIDKLNDYVSAAFAGESASVIFEGEKRFEVVIRLAEAYRKDINNLRNLYIDLPNGNQVPLKEVADISYKPGPMQISRDNTYRRIYVGVNVRGRDVKSMVEEVQQKLDAQLDLPPGYYITYGGSFENLQRATDRLMIVVPIALALIFILLYFALGSFSQSTMIYMAVPLAAIGGVFALWIRGMPFSISAGVGFIVLFGVAVLNGLVLINKFNELKESGMTNLKDRIYEATHERLRPILLTATAAIMGFIPMAISTSGGAEVQRPLATVVIGGLITATFLTLVVVPVLYYWLEARKEKKSNGGDASYIKKGTTVIIVLLSLGGFLIPNSTNAQDNQLAQTLTLEEAVALAKENYPTLKEGQAFIDREQALKGTSFDLGRTFLYAGREDQGVQQGILRTYGVQQGNIDLLSGFSKNKFYKERVQLGEKFYELNEQQLVRDVMQAYYEIAYNKARLKLAERLDSIYANFESAAKLRYDSGETGKLAYISASSEYQQIQVLRQQAYDDIEIAKRALKQYLGTDRPIETMDGPYGTINLMPVIDSLDIGNNPLLQFDLQNAAVGKANVKVERSQFLPKFSLSYDKLKYNDFTGFNAYQAGISIPLWFLPQKNRVRAAKADAMVAENQYLTQKAVTRSLVSQLYKAQDKTLKTLNYYEAAALRLAEEQLTTAELASKEGEIDYVSYITILNSAINIKINHLDFINQYNQQAIEIQYQLGNL; translated from the coding sequence ATGATTAACAAAATCATTTCATTTTCAATCAATAATAAATTTATTATTGGGCTCTTTATAGTGGCACTTGTGGGCACGGGCATTTGGTCCATGGCCACTATAAACCTGGGTTCCGTACCCGATATTACCAACAACCAAGTACAGGTTATTACCGTTGCCCCAAACTTGGGGACAGAAGATATAGAACAATTTGTTACCTATCCGGTGGAGTTGGCAATGGCAAATCTTCCTGACGTTATCGAGCTGCGTTCAGTATCCCGTTTTGGTCTGTCCGTGGTTACCATTGTATTCAAGGATGAACCGGGCACCTATCTGCCACGGCAATTGGTACAAGAGAAATTAACCGAAGTTGCCGGAGAAATCCCTGAAGGTTTCGGCACACCTTTTATGGCGCCCATAACAACAGGTCTGGGCGAAATATTCCAATATACCTTAAAGGTAAAAGAAGGTTATGAAGACCAATATGACGCTATGGAACTGCGTACCATCCAGGACTGGATCGTAAAACGCCAAATGGCATTGGTGCCGGGGGTGGTTGAGGTCAATGCCTTTGGCGGTTATGTAAAGCAATATGAAATTGCCCTCAGCCCGGATAGGCTCAATAGTTTTGGCATCACGATGAGCCAGGTCTTTGATGCGTTAAAAGCCAACAATGCCAATACGGGCGGTGCCTATATTGAAAAAAACCACCAGGCCAATTTTATCCGGGGCGAAGGGTTGGCACGTAGCCTTGAGGATCTGGAAAATACCGTCGTGAGTACGGAAAACGGCACACCGGTACTGATCAGGGACGTTGCCGAAAAAGTAGGCTATGGCAACCAAGTACGGTATGGTGCTTTTACCCAAGATGGCCACGAGTCTGTCGGTGGACAGATCTTGATGCTCAAAGGGGAAAGTCCCAGTAATGTTATTGATAATGTACAAAAACGTATTGACGAGATACAAAAATCACTTCCTGAAGGCGTTTATATCGAACCTTTTTTAAGCCGTGCTGAGCTGATTGCAAGAACCACAAGCACGGTTGAAAAAAATCTGATAGAAGGCTCGTTGATCGTAATATTCGTTTTGGTACTGCTTCTGGGAAGTCTCCGTGGCGGACTGATAACCGCCTCGGTAATACCCCTTTCCCTTTTATTTGCTTTTATTTTGATGAAGCAGTTTGGGGTCTGGGCAAACCTGATGTCCTTGGGTGCGATCGATTTTGGTATTATCGTTGATGGCGCTGTCATTATCGTGGAAGGGATGGTGCTCCATATCCATCAGCGGATGAAAAAAACCACAACCGCCATTGGCCAGTCTGAAATGGATGAAATCGCCTATGAATCGGCAAGTACGATGATGAATTCGGCATTTTTTGGACAACTTATTATCCTTATTGTATTCACACCAATTCTCTTTTTGACTGGTGTAGAAGGAAAAATGTTCCGTCCAATGGCGTTTACGTTCGGATTTGCCGTTTTAGGAGCGATTATCCTTTGTCTTACGTATGTTCCAATGATTTCGGCGATGTTCCTAAAACCTGCTAAAAATCAGAATAGTTGGTTTGCCAAATTTGAAAACAAGATTGATAGGTTCAGTGATAAAATAATGTCCGGTTTAAACAGAGGGTATGTGCCATTGCTAAATTTTGCACTTCGTTTTCGAGCTGGAGTCGTTATAGGCGCTGTTGCCTTGCTTATGATTGCGGGATTTATTTTCAGCAATATGGGAGGCGAATTTATCCCTAAACTTGATGAGGGCGATATAGCAATGCAAGCCCTTATCAAACCGGGGAGCAGCCTTACCGAATCCATCGAGGCCTCTAAAAAACTCCAGAACTTGGTGAACGAATTTCCAGAGGTCAAGACGATGATCTCACGGATCGGGGTTGCAGAAATCCCGACCGATCCCATGCCCATGGATATCGCCGATAGCTATATCATCCTTGAGAAGGACAAGAGCAAGTGGACAAGTGCCGAAAGCAAAGAGGAACTCATAGAAAAAATCAAAGAAAAGATCTCGGTGATCCCCGGGGTAAATTTTGTATTTACCCAACCCCTTGAATTGCGTTTTAATGAACTTTTGACTGGGGTTCGGGAAGATGTGGCCATCAAAATATATGGGGAAGATTTGGATATTTTGGCAGAAAAAGCCAACGAAATGGCCGCCATCATCCAGACTGTGCCGGGTGCCGGGGATGTACGGGCGGAGGCTACCAGTGGCTTGCCGCAAATGACCGTTGTTTACAATCGTGCAAAGATGGCCCAATATGGGGTGACCATCGATAAACTGAACGACTATGTAAGCGCCGCCTTTGCTGGTGAGAGCGCCAGTGTCATTTTTGAAGGCGAGAAGCGGTTTGAAGTGGTCATACGATTGGCGGAAGCATACCGTAAGGATATTAACAATCTCAGGAACCTCTATATCGATTTGCCCAACGGCAATCAGGTACCCTTGAAAGAAGTGGCGGATATCAGCTATAAACCGGGTCCGATGCAGATATCACGTGACAATACCTATAGAAGGATTTATGTAGGGGTGAACGTACGGGGCAGGGATGTTAAGTCAATGGTCGAGGAGGTGCAGCAAAAACTCGATGCGCAGTTGGACCTACCACCGGGATACTATATTACCTATGGGGGCTCGTTCGAGAACCTGCAAAGGGCGACCGACCGATTGATGATCGTGGTACCCATTGCGTTGGCACTCATCTTTATCCTGCTGTACTTCGCCCTTGGTTCTTTCTCACAATCCACTATGATCTATATGGCCGTGCCCTTGGCAGCCATCGGTGGGGTGTTCGCCCTTTGGATAAGGGGAATGCCCTTTAGTATATCGGCAGGTGTTGGTTTTATCGTACTCTTTGGAGTAGCGGTGTTAAACGGATTGGTACTGATAAACAAATTCAATGAATTAAAAGAAAGTGGAATGACAAATTTAAAAGATAGGATATATGAAGCGACCCACGAGCGGCTGCGGCCCATACTTCTAACGGCAACCGCTGCTATTATGGGCTTTATCCCAATGGCGATTTCCACCTCTGGAGGCGCTGAAGTACAACGGCCTTTGGCCACAGTTGTTATTGGGGGCTTAATTACGGCTACGTTTTTAACATTGGTCGTCGTTCCTGTCCTGTATTATTGGCTGGAAGCACGCAAAGAAAAGAAAAGCAATGGTGGTGACGCAAGTTACATCAAGAAAGGTACAACGGTTATTATCGTATTATTGAGTTTGGGAGGGTTTTTAATCCCAAATTCAACAAATGCACAGGACAATCAGTTGGCGCAAACCCTTACCTTGGAAGAAGCCGTTGCCTTGGCAAAGGAAAATTATCCCACCCTTAAGGAAGGGCAAGCGTTCATAGACAGGGAACAGGCGTTGAAGGGCACCAGTTTTGACCTGGGCAGGACCTTTTTATATGCCGGCAGGGAAGACCAAGGGGTGCAGCAGGGAATACTGCGTACCTACGGGGTACAACAGGGAAACATTGACCTGCTTTCCGGGTTTTCAAAAAACAAGTTTTATAAAGAGCGCGTGCAACTTGGGGAAAAGTTCTATGAACTTAACGAACAACAGTTGGTACGTGATGTGATGCAGGCCTATTACGAGATTGCCTATAATAAGGCCCGCCTGAAGCTTGCCGAGAGGCTGGACAGCATCTATGCCAATTTTGAAAGTGCGGCCAAATTAAGGTACGATAGCGGTGAGACCGGAAAACTCGCCTATATTTCCGCTTCCTCGGAGTACCAACAAATACAGGTGTTGCGGCAACAGGCCTATGACGACATCGAGATCGCCAAAAGGGCACTAAAGCAATATCTGGGGACAGACCGCCCCATCGAAACGATGGATGGGCCTTATGGGACCATAAACCTTATGCCCGTTATCGATAGTTTGGATATAGGGAACAACCCTTTGTTGCAGTTCGACCTGCAGAACGCAGCAGTGGGCAAGGCGAACGTGAAGGTAGAAAGATCCCAGTTCCTGCCAAAGTTCAGCCTGAGCTATGACAAGCTCAAGTACAATGATTTTACGGGGTTCAATGCATATCAGGCGGGTATCAGCATCCCCTTGTGGTTCCTTCCCCAAAAAAACAGGGTAAGGGCGGCAAAGGCAGATGCAATGGTGGCCGAAAACCAGTATTTGACACAAAAAGCGGTCACCCGGAGCCTTGTCTCCCAACTTTACAAAGCCCAGGACAAAACGCTGAAGACGCTGAACTACTATGAAGCAGCAGCACTGCGCCTGGCCGAAGAACAATTGACCACTGCCGAACTGGCCTCCAAGGAAGGGGAAATTGACTATGTGAGCTATATCACCATCCTCAACAGTGCCATCAACATAAAAATAAACCATTTGGATTTTATCAACCAGTATAACCAACAGGCCATTGAGATACAATATCAATTGGGCAACCTATAA
- a CDS encoding MgtC/SapB family protein yields the protein MDLQTELLLLPRLGLAVLLGILIGIDREADGHDAGIRTYAAVCLGAALLTIINTHIEVADQTRIVANIVSGIGFLGAGIIFKDNSKGAIVGLTTAATVWATAGVGIALGFGMYLLSITSTLLIILLLVARKLPYFKTRKKFKNKT from the coding sequence ATGGACCTTCAAACTGAACTACTGTTATTGCCACGATTAGGGTTGGCAGTTTTATTGGGGATTTTAATTGGCATCGATAGGGAAGCTGACGGCCACGACGCTGGTATCCGAACCTATGCAGCTGTATGTCTTGGAGCCGCACTTTTAACAATCATCAATACGCATATTGAGGTGGCAGACCAAACTCGGATTGTTGCAAATATTGTTTCCGGTATTGGTTTTTTGGGAGCCGGTATCATTTTTAAGGACAATTCAAAAGGCGCTATAGTGGGTTTGACCACGGCCGCTACTGTGTGGGCAACAGCAGGGGTAGGTATTGCTTTGGGGTTTGGGATGTACTTACTTAGTATTACAAGCACATTACTTATCATCTTGCTGCTGGTCGCCCGAAAATTACCCTATTTTAAAACAAGAAAAAAGTTCAAGAATAAAA
- a CDS encoding SHOCT domain-containing protein: MMEDWYFGGMHWIWWGLWIILIFWIFLIPYPTPGQKRKKDSAMEILRERFARGEISEEEFEQRKKLLRENKKK; the protein is encoded by the coding sequence ATGATGGAAGACTGGTATTTTGGAGGCATGCACTGGATATGGTGGGGACTATGGATAATCCTCATCTTTTGGATATTCCTAATTCCTTACCCCACCCCGGGACAAAAACGGAAAAAAGACAGTGCAATGGAAATCCTGAGGGAGCGTTTTGCACGGGGCGAAATAAGCGAGGAAGAGTTTGAACAGCGAAAGAAACTGTTACGGGAAAACAAGAAAAAATAA
- a CDS encoding efflux RND transporter periplasmic adaptor subunit encodes MKNIAIVSVALMVFLMVGCNDKPKSELGHNENSETSEKMKEDGDAHEEEGEHNEEEEGEEGVVEISKQQAETIGLEMKPLEERNLGNNIKVTGMLALFPQDKANISPFVGGNVSAIKVIPGDNINKGQVLAYIEHPDIVAMQQDYQEKNDELVFLKQDFERKQTLYDKGVSSAKEFQMAQSKFRSTTSSVNGLRSQLRLLGIDPDKVAEGQIYSAVPITSPIKGYVDEVMISLGDYVAPQSKMFSISDNSKIYVNFKVYEKDIKQIKEGQQILFSTTARPDELLKATVRSVGQTFESDPKAIEVLADIENKDKDLLPGMYVEGRIVQGEKSGYAVPEEAIVKEGEQSYIFILEEDGETEGNTMKFKRIPVSTGVNDLGFVEINIPSEMAKNIKVVTVGAYTLSSEMVKGELEHGH; translated from the coding sequence ATGAAAAATATAGCAATAGTAAGTGTAGCATTAATGGTCTTCTTGATGGTTGGCTGCAATGATAAACCCAAGTCGGAATTGGGCCATAACGAAAATAGCGAAACCTCTGAAAAAATGAAAGAGGACGGTGATGCCCACGAAGAAGAAGGTGAACATAATGAAGAAGAAGAAGGCGAAGAAGGCGTGGTGGAGATTTCCAAACAACAGGCCGAGACCATAGGTTTGGAAATGAAACCTTTGGAAGAACGCAATTTAGGGAACAACATTAAAGTAACAGGAATGCTGGCGCTTTTCCCCCAGGACAAGGCCAATATCAGTCCATTTGTAGGTGGGAACGTAAGCGCGATCAAGGTAATCCCTGGCGACAACATCAACAAAGGCCAGGTGCTGGCATATATAGAACACCCAGATATCGTTGCAATGCAACAGGATTACCAGGAAAAAAACGATGAACTGGTCTTTTTGAAACAGGATTTTGAACGCAAGCAGACCCTTTATGACAAAGGTGTTTCCTCGGCCAAAGAGTTCCAGATGGCACAGTCAAAATTCCGCTCCACCACTTCCAGCGTCAATGGTTTACGGTCCCAATTGAGGTTGTTGGGCATTGACCCGGACAAAGTGGCCGAAGGCCAGATATACTCCGCTGTTCCCATAACATCCCCTATAAAAGGATATGTAGATGAAGTTATGATAAGCCTTGGCGATTATGTGGCGCCACAGTCCAAAATGTTTTCAATAAGTGACAATTCCAAGATTTATGTCAACTTCAAAGTCTATGAAAAAGATATAAAACAAATCAAGGAAGGACAACAAATCCTTTTTTCGACTACGGCGAGACCAGATGAACTACTAAAAGCGACTGTACGATCTGTAGGACAGACTTTCGAATCAGACCCAAAAGCCATAGAGGTACTTGCAGATATAGAAAACAAAGATAAGGACCTACTGCCTGGAATGTATGTGGAGGGCAGAATAGTACAAGGAGAGAAATCCGGATATGCCGTCCCTGAAGAAGCCATAGTAAAGGAAGGCGAACAGTCTTACATTTTCATCTTAGAAGAGGATGGTGAAACGGAAGGGAATACGATGAAATTTAAAAGGATTCCGGTAAGCACAGGCGTAAACGACCTTGGCTTTGTGGAAATCAATATTCCTTCAGAAATGGCAAAAAATATTAAGGTTGTCACAGTTGGAGCCTACACCCTTTCTTCGGAAATGGTCAAGGGCGAACTGGAACACGGGCATTAA
- a CDS encoding IS630 family transposase produces the protein MKKTLFNPKADSLKRLIFQLTILKYEFIEQRQIVYVDESGFAMDAPRGGGYSTKGQRCYASRDWHARGRVNAIGAITDFKLFNVCLFDTYINADVFYAWLTQELIPNTPKHSVIVLDNATFHKRNDAMQAIEQAGLIVEFLPPYSPDLNPIEKKWAQAKSIRRKFGYDPDELFLYSKL, from the coding sequence ATAAAAAAAACGCTATTCAATCCTAAAGCCGATTCTCTAAAGCGGTTGATATTTCAACTTACGATATTGAAATATGAGTTTATAGAACAACGCCAGATTGTTTATGTTGATGAGAGTGGTTTTGCTATGGATGCGCCAAGGGGTGGTGGTTATAGTACAAAAGGACAACGGTGCTACGCCAGTAGGGATTGGCATGCAAGAGGTAGGGTAAATGCTATTGGGGCAATAACTGACTTTAAGCTGTTCAATGTGTGTCTGTTCGATACCTATATCAATGCAGATGTGTTTTATGCATGGTTGACACAGGAGTTGATCCCTAACACTCCTAAACATTCGGTGATCGTACTTGACAATGCTACCTTCCATAAAAGAAATGATGCTATGCAAGCCATTGAACAGGCAGGGCTTATCGTAGAATTCCTACCTCCATATAGTCCTGACCTAAATCCAATAGAAAAGAAATGGGCACAAGCTAAAAGTATTAGACGAAAATTTGGCTACGATCCCGATGAACTTTTTTTATACTCAAAATTATGA
- a CDS encoding zinc ribbon domain-containing protein: protein MGFLKHLLRGMGRGGHHSRRHNRKHDYENRDDYSDSRVKIRCPKCDEKNEVSAAFCQKCGSALGKGKCDNCGQDIPMDAKFCPNCGNRT, encoded by the coding sequence ATGGGATTTTTAAAACATTTATTGCGCGGAATGGGCCGGGGCGGCCATCATTCAAGGAGACATAACCGCAAACACGATTATGAAAACAGGGATGATTATTCAGATTCAAGGGTTAAGATAAGATGCCCAAAATGTGATGAGAAAAATGAAGTAAGTGCGGCTTTTTGTCAAAAATGCGGTTCAGCATTGGGTAAGGGAAAATGTGACAATTGCGGGCAGGATATCCCTATGGATGCCAAATTTTGCCCTAATTGTGGCAACCGAACGTAA
- a CDS encoding STAS/SEC14 domain-containing protein: MMTIYKNEGKVYMVAQNRLDAIDYDNLIPQLKDHIQAHNTVYWYIEMENFEGWTASAYWKGVELKLPNEERLKRVALVGNPKWQEQFTEVLIPFTRAHIKFFGPDEKKWAKEWIEKENN; encoded by the coding sequence ATGATGACGATTTATAAAAATGAAGGTAAGGTATATATGGTGGCTCAAAATAGATTGGACGCTATAGATTATGACAATTTGATACCTCAATTAAAAGACCACATACAGGCACACAACACAGTGTACTGGTACATTGAGATGGAAAATTTTGAGGGATGGACCGCAAGTGCGTATTGGAAAGGTGTTGAGCTGAAACTTCCCAATGAGGAGCGACTAAAACGGGTTGCATTAGTGGGTAACCCAAAATGGCAGGAACAGTTTACGGAAGTTTTGATACCCTTTACAAGGGCGCATATTAAATTCTTCGGCCCAGATGAAAAAAAATGGGCCAAAGAATGGATAGAGAAAGAAAATAATTAA
- a CDS encoding helix-turn-helix domain-containing protein — protein MKLSKGIHYQKRAALNRRDLLIASVLGFAVGILIIQPLGLSLFQYDQGGDVDNWWYLFKNAVGQAVGFSDMDQILKNILFGIMGSSLALIFYTRKTIFRLNREKVGVTLIRELLDKGENHEIEFKSTLRWDLLQGKVNKALEMVVAKTIAGFMNTEGGHLIIGVDDEGRILGLGQDYGALKKPGKDGFEQYVMQLVSVNLGTHFCPLAKVAFYQFEEKDICYVRIRKSQKPVYLNLGDRSHFFIRTGNGTRELDMPEALEYMETHLN, from the coding sequence ATGAAACTGTCCAAGGGCATACATTATCAAAAAAGAGCGGCCCTGAACAGGCGAGATCTTCTTATTGCTAGTGTTTTAGGGTTTGCGGTTGGCATACTCATCATACAGCCTTTGGGCCTTTCCCTATTCCAGTATGACCAAGGTGGTGATGTGGACAACTGGTGGTATTTGTTCAAAAATGCAGTTGGGCAAGCTGTAGGTTTTAGCGATATGGACCAAATCCTAAAAAATATCCTGTTTGGCATTATGGGAAGCAGTCTCGCCTTAATCTTCTACACAAGAAAAACGATATTTCGATTAAACAGGGAGAAAGTCGGGGTTACTTTAATAAGGGAATTATTGGACAAAGGGGAAAACCACGAGATAGAATTCAAAAGTACCTTGCGGTGGGACCTTCTACAAGGTAAGGTAAACAAAGCCTTGGAAATGGTAGTGGCAAAGACCATTGCAGGATTTATGAATACCGAAGGCGGGCATTTAATTATCGGAGTTGATGATGAAGGTAGAATTCTAGGGCTGGGACAAGATTACGGGGCCTTAAAAAAACCGGGCAAGGATGGGTTTGAACAGTATGTAATGCAATTGGTTTCCGTCAATTTGGGCACCCATTTTTGCCCTTTGGCAAAGGTGGCCTTTTACCAATTTGAAGAAAAGGATATCTGTTATGTAAGGATCCGCAAATCGCAAAAACCCGTGTATTTGAACCTGGGCGACCGTTCTCATTTCTTTATCAGAACCGGGAACGGTACCCGGGAGTTGGATATGCCCGAAGCATTGGAGTATATGGAAACACACTTAAATTAA
- a CDS encoding DoxX family protein yields MNAKIIKVFLRLAISIGFLSAVADRFGIWSKEVSVWGNWDSFLSYTQMINPWIPNSLIPTIGILATVAEIVFAIFLIIGFKTELFAKLSGFLLLIFALSMTFSTGIKGALDFSVFSASAGAFALSLMKEKYLELDNLISKPINIGK; encoded by the coding sequence ATGAATGCCAAAATTATTAAAGTCTTTTTGCGATTAGCAATTTCAATCGGTTTTTTATCAGCAGTAGCCGACAGATTTGGAATTTGGAGCAAAGAAGTTTCTGTTTGGGGAAATTGGGACAGTTTCTTGAGTTATACCCAAATGATAAATCCTTGGATTCCCAATTCACTAATCCCAACAATCGGAATTTTGGCAACCGTAGCCGAAATTGTTTTTGCGATTTTCTTGATAATAGGATTTAAAACGGAACTGTTTGCAAAATTAAGCGGATTTCTACTTTTAATATTTGCTTTGTCTATGACTTTTTCAACCGGAATTAAAGGAGCGCTTGACTTTTCTGTTTTTAGTGCTTCTGCGGGAGCTTTTGCTTTGAGCCTTATGAAAGAAAAATATTTGGAATTGGACAATCTGATTTCTAAACCGATAAATATAGGAAAATGA
- a CDS encoding Fur family transcriptional regulator, giving the protein MEKIVKKLESKGIRPTAMRLLTYKRLAQLKVAISLGELEKDFERSERSTLFRTMKTFEEKGIVHQIEDGTGIIKYALCEEDCECEVGNDLHLHFHCNSCGETVCLTEHKIPAINLPEGYVAEDINLVAKGVCEKCSDDLD; this is encoded by the coding sequence ATGGAAAAAATAGTAAAAAAGTTGGAAAGCAAAGGCATCCGCCCTACGGCAATGCGCCTGTTGACCTATAAGCGGTTGGCGCAACTAAAAGTGGCCATTAGCCTGGGCGAGCTCGAAAAAGATTTTGAACGCTCGGAACGGAGCACGCTTTTCCGTACTATGAAAACATTTGAGGAAAAAGGAATCGTGCACCAAATTGAGGATGGTACCGGCATAATTAAATATGCCCTGTGCGAAGAAGACTGTGAATGCGAGGTCGGCAACGACCTCCATTTACACTTTCATTGCAATAGCTGTGGGGAAACGGTGTGCCTGACCGAGCATAAAATTCCAGCAATAAACCTGCCGGAAGGCTATGTGGCAGAAGATATCAACCTGGTGGCAAAGGGGGTCTGTGAGAAGTGCAGCGATGACCTGGATTAA
- a CDS encoding STAS/SEC14 domain-containing protein, whose translation MLQITGIKHDNVIATIASGKLQQQDIEKVHPIIHTILNKGLKLRWYLEMNNFEGWNIKGLWEDFKMDVAHERDYERIAVVGEKKWQEWAGQFMKPFTNANIKYFDISQKEDAKKWIEKDGF comes from the coding sequence ATGTTACAAATAACCGGCATAAAACACGATAATGTGATTGCTACAATTGCTAGTGGAAAATTGCAACAGCAGGACATTGAAAAGGTGCACCCAATAATCCATACCATACTTAATAAAGGCTTAAAACTACGTTGGTATCTTGAGATGAACAATTTTGAAGGGTGGAACATAAAAGGTTTGTGGGAAGATTTTAAAATGGATGTTGCCCATGAAAGGGATTATGAGAGAATTGCAGTGGTTGGTGAAAAAAAGTGGCAAGAATGGGCAGGACAATTTATGAAGCCTTTTACCAATGCCAACATTAAATATTTTGACATTAGCCAAAAGGAAGACGCTAAAAAATGGATTGAAAAAGATGGCTTTTAA
- a CDS encoding P-II family nitrogen regulator: protein MKEIKAFVKPNRIQRVIEALSNNGFKSMTLSQAEGTGAFKAKGARPSLDFYVTNSPVVKVELVCQNEEAQSAIEIILENAKTTEPGDGIIYLSDIEDAFQVKTGESLKRYDL from the coding sequence ATGAAAGAAATAAAAGCATTTGTAAAACCGAACAGGATACAACGGGTCATTGAAGCCCTATCGAATAACGGATTTAAAAGTATGACCCTGTCACAAGCAGAAGGAACTGGAGCCTTCAAGGCAAAAGGCGCTAGACCTTCACTCGATTTTTACGTAACGAACAGTCCCGTGGTAAAGGTGGAACTGGTATGTCAAAATGAAGAAGCACAATCAGCAATCGAGATTATCCTTGAAAATGCAAAAACAACTGAACCCGGGGATGGGATCATTTATCTATCAGATATTGAAGATGCTTTTCAGGTAAAAACCGGGGAATCCTTAAAGCGTTACGACCTCTAA